A genomic stretch from Hemicordylus capensis ecotype Gifberg chromosome 5, rHemCap1.1.pri, whole genome shotgun sequence includes:
- the IL15 gene encoding interleukin-15 isoform X1, which yields MKNYLWNSLSNEFAVTIFVLFLQLRCSYLLQVQTRSYWHAVIQDLKNIKTDSKVGALLYTPEPDSQECEVSVMRCFLLEMKVILRESELVHDSTLYKSMVNVFENSKKSLPAHVEQDIATSKCRKCETFEEKTWTEFIENFKIIVQDLYKRTHKSS from the exons ATGAAAAATTATTTATGGAACTCTTTAAGTAATGAGTTTGCAGTCACCATCTTTGTTCTGTTTTTGCAGTTACGATG CTCATATCTGCTACAAGTACAAACTCGTTCCTACTGGCATGCTGTGATACAGGATctgaaaaatattaaaaccgattccAAG GTTGGTGCATTATTATATACTCCAGAACCTGATTCT CAGGAGTGTGAAGTATCAGTGATGAGGTGCTTTCTCCTTGAGATGAAAGTAATCTTGCGTGAATCTGAACTTGTACATGATTCGACATTATACAAGAGCATGGTTAATGTGTTTGAAAATAGCAAGAAGAGTTTACCAGCTCATGTTGAACAG GACATTGCTACATCCAAGTGCCGGAAATGTGAAACATTCGAAGAAAAAACCTGGACAGAATTCATTGAAAACTTCAAGATTATTGTGCAGGATTTATATAAAAGAACTCATAAATCATCATAG
- the IL15 gene encoding interleukin-15 isoform X2, whose product MKNYLWNSLSNEFAVTIFVLFLQLRCSYLLQVQTRSYWHAVIQDLKNIKTDSKVGALLYTPEPDSECEVSVMRCFLLEMKVILRESELVHDSTLYKSMVNVFENSKKSLPAHVEQDIATSKCRKCETFEEKTWTEFIENFKIIVQDLYKRTHKSS is encoded by the exons ATGAAAAATTATTTATGGAACTCTTTAAGTAATGAGTTTGCAGTCACCATCTTTGTTCTGTTTTTGCAGTTACGATG CTCATATCTGCTACAAGTACAAACTCGTTCCTACTGGCATGCTGTGATACAGGATctgaaaaatattaaaaccgattccAAG GTTGGTGCATTATTATATACTCCAGAACCTGATTCT GAGTGTGAAGTATCAGTGATGAGGTGCTTTCTCCTTGAGATGAAAGTAATCTTGCGTGAATCTGAACTTGTACATGATTCGACATTATACAAGAGCATGGTTAATGTGTTTGAAAATAGCAAGAAGAGTTTACCAGCTCATGTTGAACAG GACATTGCTACATCCAAGTGCCGGAAATGTGAAACATTCGAAGAAAAAACCTGGACAGAATTCATTGAAAACTTCAAGATTATTGTGCAGGATTTATATAAAAGAACTCATAAATCATCATAG